The Sesamum indicum cultivar Zhongzhi No. 13 linkage group LG2, S_indicum_v1.0, whole genome shotgun sequence genome contains a region encoding:
- the LOC105155968 gene encoding uncharacterized protein LOC105155968 yields the protein MTLKEIRTFRKYALLSTFLIQRNSSVSSHRRLFRFIRKSISLKLAIDNRDTAVNEIKPKNRGIMGADEEEKRWPPWLKPLLKEHFFVQCKLHADSHKGECNMYCLDCMNGPLCSLCLAHHKDHRAIQIRRSSYHDVIRVSEIQKYLDISSVQTYIINSAKVVFLNERPQPRPGKGVTNTCQVCDRSLLDSFRFCSLGCKMVGTSPNFQKMKKQSPEKKRAASALESEDSYSSSSSSHGRSSTKFPSFTPSTPPRTAVNHRTAKRRKGIPHRAPMGGLTLEI from the exons ATGACTTTGAAAGAGATAAGAACTTTTCGGAAATACGCACTACTGTCCACTTTCTTGATTCAGAGAAACTCGAGCGTTAGCAGCCACAGGCGATTGTTTCGTTTCATACGGAAGAGCATATCGTTGAAGCTGGCGATTGATAATAGAGATACCGCGGTTAATGAAATCAAGCCCAAGAACAGGGGAATCATG ggAGCTGATGAGGAGGAGAAGCGATGGCCGCCATGGCTGAAGCCATTGTTGAAGGAACACTTCTTTGTTCAGTGCAAACTTCATGCTGATTCTCACAAGGGCGAGTGCAATATGTACTGTTTGGATTGTATGAACGGCCCTCTGTGTTCGCTATGTTTGGCTCATCACAAGGACCACCGTGCAATTCAG ATAAGGAGGTCATCATACCATGACGTTATCAGAGTTTCTGAAATCCAGAAGTATTTGGACATAAGCTCGGTCCAAACATACATTATCAACAGCGCTAAGGTCGTCTTCTTGAACGAGAGGCCACAACCGAGGCCCGGTAAAGGCGTCACCAACACATGCCAAGTATGCGACCGTAGCCTCCTCGATTCCTTCAGATTCTGCTCACTTGGCTGCAAG ATGGTTGGAACATCACCAAATTTCCAAAAGATGAAGAAGCAATCACCGGAGAAGAAGAGGGCGGCATCAGCATTGGAGTCAGAAGACTCGTACagtagcagcagcagcagccatGGACGGAGTAGCACCAAGTTCCCCAGCTTCACCCCGTCGACTCCTCCTCGAACCGCCGTCAACCACCGCACTGCAAAACGAAGAAAGGGTATTCCCCATAGAGCACCCATGGGAGGGCTTACCTTAGAAATATAG